The Anoplopoma fimbria isolate UVic2021 breed Golden Eagle Sablefish chromosome 20, Afim_UVic_2022, whole genome shotgun sequence genome includes a window with the following:
- the rims2a gene encoding regulating synaptic membrane exocytosis protein 4 isoform X19 yields the protein MGRQGHDTSAAVPGMRIQRSQSKMSLSASFEALAVYFPCMNSFDEEDGEAGGKKLRSTIQRSTETGLAVEMRSRMTRQASRDSTDGSMNSYSSEGNLIFPGVRLSSDAQFSDFLDGLGPAQLVGRQTLATPPMGDIQIGMVDKKGALEVEIIRARGLVGKPGSKALPAPYVKVYLLENGVCIAKKKTKVARKTLDPLYQQQLPFEESPGGKVLQVIVWGDYGRMDHKSFMGAVQILLDELDLSNMVIGWFKLFPPSSLVDPTLAPLTRRASQSSLDSFSRS from the exons ATGGGCAGGCAGGGGCACGATACCTCTGCTGCGGTCCCCGGGATGCGTATCCAGCGCTCCCAGAGCAAGATGAGCCTCTCTGCATCGTTCGAAGCGCTGGCTGTCTATTTCCCCTGCATGAACTCCTTCGATGAGGAGGACGGAG AAGCGGGAGGTAAGAAGTTGCGCAGCACGATCCAGAGGAGTACGGAGACGGGCCTGGCGGTGGAGATGAGGAGCAGGATGACTCGGCAGGCCAGCCGGGACTCCACGGACGGCAGCATGAACAGCTACAGCTCCGAGGGAAA tctcaTCTTCCCTGGTGTCAGGCTCTCCTCAGATGCCCAGttcagtgacttcctggatGGTCTCGGTCCCGCTCAGCTGGTGGGACGACAGACGTTGGCTACTCCACCTATGG GTGACATCCAGATCGGTATGGTGGACAAGAAAGGAGCCCTGGAGGTGGAGATCATCAGAGCCCGTGGCCTTGTGGGAAAACCAGGTTCCAAGGCACTGCCAG cACCATATGTAAAGGTCTACCTTTTGGAAAACGGAGTCTGCATagccaaaaagaaaacaaaagtagcAAGAAAAACCTTGGATCCTCTTTACCAGCAGCAACTGCCGTTTGAGGAGAGTCCAGGAGGGAAGGTTTTACAG GTCATCGTTTGGGGCGACTATGGACGCATGGACCATAAATCATTCATGGGAGCAGTTCAGATACTGTTAGATGAGCTGGACCTGTCCAACATGGTGATTGGCTGGTTTAAgctctttcctccttcctcacTGGTGGACCCTACTCTGGCCCCACTGACAAGAAGAGCTTCCCAATCGTCACTGGACAGTTTCTCTCGATCATAG